Within Halobacterium jilantaiense, the genomic segment AATGGTCACCACGGTCCCGAGAATGACTGCGCGGGTCGTCGACGAGCTGGCGGCCGAAAGCGCGACGATTAGTCCGGTCCACGCGAACACGTACGCCGCTGTGAGTGCGAGAAATCCGAGGGACAACAGCGGAGAAAAGTGGCCGTACTGGAACGTATCGTACCCAACTACGAGTACGACAGCTACCAAGACTGGCGCGAGGAGTGCCATCCCGCGTCCGAGAACCATCCCCAGGACCAGGCGGGGGCGGGTCGTCTTGGTGCCGAGGAGGATTCGAGCGGTCCCGGATTCGCGTTCCCGAGTGATTGACCGAACGTTGATGATGGCAGCAGCGAAGGGAACGACGAATGCGACTGCGGGCTGTGCGTGAATCAGCGGCATCGCGTTACCGATGATTCGTGTGCCTGCTGGGTCTGGTTGAGTCGTTAGTCGACTGAAAGCGATGACACACAGGGCGACGAGCCACGGGCCTTTCCCGCGCAGATGCCGCCGGCATTCAGTTCGTGCGATTGTCGTGGAGGGCATGTGTGGGATTCTGCTTGCGGGCGTCTGGTTCGGGGACTGTCTTCGCAGACCGGCTGCAATTCGAGCGCGAGTCAGGGACTGTGCCGTTCGAGCTGTCTTTCGTGGTCTGTCCGTTTCACTGGCGACGCTTCCGATTTAATTTTCGATATTTTGTTTTCCGCCCACTGGACGGCCTGGGAATCGGTGTTCCGGATGACTGTGGACAAGTGATTCGAACCGGAGTACAGTGCGATATAGAGAATGGTGTCATCGACGAGAAAGAGACAGTAGTTCGGGAGGCGCTCCGCTGTATAGATTGTGTTACCTGATTCGATGCAGTCCAGAGTTCGGTCCTGTTGATTTTCCAGGAGAACGTCCAGGATATCGGTGTTAACGACTAACTCAGTGTCGGCGACGTCTCTGGCGCCATATTCGATGATTCGGTCGATATACGGCGGGAGGACGACTCGCGTAACCCCGACGAGTTCGTCACAGCTCGAAACGTCCTCGTACATCGGCTCAATTCGCGTATACGGAGCGTGTTCTGGCGGTTCGAGGACAGTTCCGCCCTGAAACACGACTTCGTCTAAATCGGCGTCCCGTGGCAACGACAACAACTCACCTCTCGTGTCTTCGAGCGTAGCGAAAGACTCCGCTAACCCCGAATATAGGTCGTATGCCACTCGCCCGGTGTAGGTCGGTTTACAGACGCCACTCTCTCGATGGACGAGCCCGTGGCTCTCGAGCTCTCGAATCGCACGGTCCACTGTCGGACGCGATTTCGACACGCTCTCGACTAACGCTCGCTTTTCAGGGGAATCCTCACAGACCAACTGCAGGACCTCGAATCGTTTGTATACGACCTCGACTAGCTCTTCAGCCCCGCTAGACATAGTTTGTAGTTCAAAACAGAATCAAATGAAGCGTGTGTAAGCTCAAATCGCGATTTGAACGTCCCACCGGCCTACCGACTCTGGAGCCACACGAACGCGACGCGTCCGAGACTCACAACGAGAGCAGCCACAAAGAGACTGGGTCCGGGATTCTGAACTAACACCTCCGTAATCCGAACGCCCCGGCTGGGGTCTCCCGCGACTACGTCGCGGTCTTCGATACGATCAACAACAACCCTGACTCGTGGAAGGACGACGATGTCATCGACGCGACTGGGAACGCTCTCTAAAGACGGACTACTACAACAAGGGCTTCCTGAAGGAAATCTTCTGAGGAAGCACCGCCCGAAAACTTTTATCAGACCAAAATCATTTCCTCCCTATGAGTAGTCCCGCCGCAACCGGCCGCAGAAGTATCGACGGAGCAATTACTGGATTTGCCATCATCGGCAGCCTCCTAGCGGTCGTGAGGGGGCTGCGAATCCTCAAAATGGGGAATCTGGACTTCGTTATCGCGATAGGCTTCCCTGCCGTAATCGCGACACTCGCGTACCTCCACTACAACCGGGACGAAGAACCCGCCATCACTGTCGCCCTCGGAATCTGGGGCGTTGTCGCCGGTGCGATTGCCCTGTTCGGCACTTTCTTCGTTGTCATGGATAACCCAGCTACCGTTTCGGACGCCCCGCTGAGCTCGTCGCTGTTCGCGAGCACGATTACTAACTTCGTGCTCGGTGTGGTTACGCTCTCTGGGCTGTACGCCGCCGCTGGGTCGTATAACTCCCGCGCGGCCGTACTGTTAGCTCCAGTGACACAGTTCATCGCATTCAGCCTCTCTGCCCTGCTCGTCCCTATCATCACGTAGACCGATGAGTGACAGACAACCACCAACTTTTGTTCGACGAACAGTACTCGCCGGTGCGGCTACCGGACTGCTCGGAGGAATCGCCGGCTGTCTCTCCGCGTCCCCCGAAGGCTCACCCGACTTGGTACTCATCAATCACAACGAGAATCCAGTCACAGCCACCGTCTCCGTGACCAACAGCAACGGAGAGACTCTCACCTCCACGGAGCTTGAAGTCCCAGTCGTCGAACGGAACACGGAACCAAATGCGTCGATCGACGACGTCTTCGAGAGCGATGGTCAGTACACCGTCTCCGTCGATGTCACAGATGGGCCTTCAGCTACCGAAGAACTGGACGTGACAGGGACGGACGATGACTCGGATAGCCACTCGATAGAACTCGACGGTGGCGAGATTACGTTCTCATAGCAGCAGGCAGAATTACTCAATGCGGACGCCAAGGGTAGCTTCGACCGAAGCGTCTCGGAGTACGTCACGCGCGAGGGACTGCATCTGAATCCGGACTGACCACGGCACTTGGCAGGTCTCTCGGTTGAGACAGCTACTGAACACGGTAGCTGGCTCGGACTGGCCTCACCGGTCTGTTTAGTTTACCCAACGGGACCGCCGGTAGTTGGTACATACCAACCGAACCTATAGGAGTCCAGTTCCTAATCAGTCCCGTATGCGGGAGTTCGTCTTCACAATCGAATACGAGAGGGGAGTCGACGAGGTCATGGACCTGTTCATGGAAAATCCAGAGCTCCATGCCAGAACGACAGCGGTTCACGCGACGAGTGAATCGATGTGGCGTCTCGACCACGTTACTGGTTCGAAAGAAGTTCTCGAAGCCTTCGACGACTTGCTCGGTCGCGTCACCCGCGATAACCAAACCACCGGGATGTGTGGGTCGCCCCTCGTAGAGTGGGACTACGAAATCCTCTCGAGTTCACAGACCCACCGCCTCGTCTATACGTCTCAGAAGGAGGGGACCGGCGTCCACTCGATTCCCCACGTCGCTGCAAAACACATCGGTGACGGATTGCTGATGCAAGCGGAACGCCGCGGAAATCAGTATCAGTGGCGGCTGCTCATGGACGACGAGGAGACGGTGGGAGCCATCTACGACGAGGTCGAGCGCGGGCTCTGTGACGGGCTCTCCATCAACGTTCAGCGGTTGAGTGAACCGGAGTGTGGGATTGACAACGGGGTCCGCGAGGACGAACTGCCGCCCAAGCAACAGGCCGCCCTCGAAGCCGCAGCCGAGCACGGCTACTACGAGACGCCACGACGCAACTCTCTCCAGTCGATCGCAGACATGATTGACGTTCCGACGTCGACCCTCCAGTACCGCATCACGCGCGCCGAAGCGTGGCTCGCGACGGAGTTCGTCTCGGGTTCGCTCGGTGCCCAACCAGATGATCAGCGCGAACCAGAAGACATCCCACTCGAATCAGAAGGTGCGGCCTGAAGCAACCTAGCTGATATGTGACGACGAGATGCAGTCAGACGCCAGTTGATGCCGTCTGAGGCGTCCACTATGTGCCAACACGGTGAGTGGATCGGTCCCGAGACAGGGAGAGGTGGTAATTGAGAATGAGATTGATTGTGGTCCAGAGTAGCGAGTAGACGACAGTCTCGAACGCGAACACAGACGGTACGTGGGCTGTGATATACCCGAACTAGAGGTGAGAGCAGGCGAGTACGGAGTGTCCGTACTGGGGCGATCTCGTCAGTTGGTACATGCCAAGAACGAATCTTTGCTCGTGCAGTCACTACGATGCAGTGAGGAAAGATGTCTCAGAGCGGAAACTCGCTTTCCTCGACGACTACAACCCCAAATATGTCACAGGCACAATTCCAGTATGAGGTTCAGGACAACGTCGTGATATGGGACCTTTCGGATTGGACGGGAGACCCCGACGAGATCGCAGATATCAAAGAGCAGTGGGTACGGGCTGCAAACAAGTCCCACATCACTGCGACCGTCACGAAGATCGGTGGCAGTCTTGACCTCGGGAGCGACACACAGTCACACATTGCAGAGATCTGGACAGACCTCGCCGAGGGGGCGTCGCTCGAAAAGAGCGCCGTCGTCTCGGACAGAATCAAAGCGATGGCAGTTCAGTCCAACCTCGACACCGGCGACTTCGAGACCGGACACTTCGAGACGGTCGACGAGGCAGTCGACTGGGCACAGGACTGAGCTGACCACGTATCGGCGGCGGTAGGCAATACACCAGTTTCAAGCAGAATCTAGAGAACCACTCTGCGACGGTGTTCTGTACTGCTTCGCTGGCAGAGCCACAGCGAGCGTGAAGCGTACTAGAGTCGATACAACCCGCTTGTTGAACGCTCACTCACGGCCCAATTTTAACACGCTACACGTCCCACTCCTACCAAATGAACGCACAAAACGCAACTCGATATCGGAGTGTTCGAGTCACTTCCTATATCTTGGCGGACTGTGTACTCTTCGTCACCGCACTTGTTAGTGGTCTCCTCAATGGAGTTCCACTCCCCAACGTGGCCCCAATCCCAGTTCAGGTGGACCTCTCGATTGTTGCGTTTGTCGTTCTCCCGATTGCCCTCACTCTCTCCGCGATCGCACGCGCAGCCACACGAGCACCGACAGACATCGTTCTTGGGGCTCTCGCAGTGCCATGCCTGCTTGCCGGTCTCTTCGCACTCTACCAGCACGTTCTCGCGACTCCCGGTATCTACTGGGGTGGGTTGCTAACACTCGTCGCTGGTACGATACTGGCGTTTGCTGTCCTCGCAGACGCTGTCATCGAATATCTGGTTACCACTTGAGCGGCCCTACCCGACCACGATATACTGCCCGAATCAGGTGGACTGGATTGGGCGTCCACGACGCGGAGAATAATCAGAGTGTGATGGAACTCTCTGCCGGTGTAGAATGCACTAGCAGGGCGTCAAAGCGGCTGTAGTGTATCCCACAGAAGAGAGGAGAACGCTCCTCTAGGGGGTGACTGTGTACATGAGAGCACCACTGCCTTTGGTGCTTCGAGCGGTGAAGAAAATCTGGTCCGACCCGATCGCAAGTGGGGATGAAATCGACTTTCTCGGTGTTGTGACTGCTGTTGTCGTCCGGTCGGAACGCGACACTTGGGAAATTTCCACCGCTGCACAAACCAGGACCGAATTTTCCGTGACAACTGGTTGTTTCGATGATCCAAATGCTTCCGCAGACCACCGCCGTTCGCCTGTCTGTAAATCCAGCACGTGCAGTCCGATGTTCGACACAGGGAGGAATACACGGCCAGCATCAGTATCAACCGCAGGAGGAGCATTAGCATCACCAGCAGGAGGAGCATTAGCATCACCAGCAGGAGGAGCACTAGCATCACTATCAGTCGAATACTGCCACTCCTGTTCTCCGGTCTCTATATCGAAGGCGTGCAGCACGCCGGTCACAACGTCGGTATGGAGAACCAAGCCACTTGCTGCGACTGGTTGACTAACAGCTGACGTTGTGTTGTTTGTCCAGTCGATTTCACCTGAGCTGGTATCGATGGCAACCAAGCCAGATTCGTCGTTGGACGACCGGGCGGCAACCACTTTGCTTCCGAGGGTTGCTAGTCCGAAGACGACACCGAGCTCAGGAGACGACCACTGTTTATCACCCGTGTATGCGTCCAAGGCGACAAGATTCTGCCCTGACCCGGTACTGACGATGATACTGTCTTCAACTTTCAGGTGTGTCTTGTAAAACCCACTACCGCCGACTGACTGTTCCCAGTGGAGTTCACCCGAATTTACGTCCAGTGCAGCGGTCGTTCCGCTCCCAGAGAAGATGGCTGTCTGGCCATAGACAGATGGCGTCGTGTAGCTAACGTGGTCTGAATTCTGCCAGTTTTCGTCTCCTGTTTCGGGGTCGATCCCGAAGACCCCACCCGACCCGTCGCCATCGCTTGTTCGGGATATGAGGAGGTTCTGACCTGCGAGGATTGGTGCGTCAGTACGGTCGGCGTTTCCTGCGGTGCAGAGCTGTTGACTCTGGAAGTCTGTTTCAGGAAACTGTATGTCAGCGAATGCCGTATTTGCCGGGTTCTGGCTTAACATCGGCCAAACCGAGTCAGTAGTGCCAAATTCGGGTTCCGATAGCGTTGCTGTGTCTGTCTCGTTACCGAAACGAGCACAGCCTGCAAGGGTGGTTATCCCACCTGCGGCGACACCAAGCAGCTCTCTGCGTGATAGTTGGAGGGGCATTATACAATCATGAAACCAAACGACGAAAAGAACTTTATGCCGGATACTGTTCAGACGGACCAGTAGCCGGTTCCGTACTCGCTTTCTTCGTGGTAGCCGTTCTCACCGATAATGGGGGGTATTGTCCGGGTTCCGCCACTAGCCAGTATTGTCGGTGGAATAGCGCCGATTTAGGGAGTCTCTGCGAGCCTCGATGCACCGGTGCTCACTCGGGCCCCTGCCACCGAGCGACGACGCCGGTAGCGTCGTCGACTGTCGCGTAGACGGTCACCTCGTCGCCGTCCGGGCTCACTGCCGTCTCGAGCGTGGTGCCGGTTTCGACGGGGCTGTCGCTGGCCAGCGACCCTGTGCGGTCGGTGAAGACACCCGGTGCGTTCTGTGGCCGTGCGACGAGCGTCTCGGCACTGACGTCTGCGACGACCTCGACAGTCAGTGAGCCGTACTCACCGGAATTGGGCGATTCGTAGCTGAACGACAGGGCGTCTGTCGGAACCGCCCGGCTGGCTGCCGTCTCGGACAGTTCGTCGGTCGGAACGGACTGTGACGTGAGTTCCCCTGCGGCCCCGTCGTCGTCGACCACGGAGACGGTCACCGAGTCTCCGTTGGGGTCGACCTGAACGGCGACACTGTCCCCGGTCCCGATGGGGCGGTCCTGCGGCTGAATCTCAGTGTAGCCGCCCGACGCAGCGTCGACCCGGAGCGCCGCAGCGTCGGTCTCTTCGGTGACTGACACCCAGAGCTCGCCGAACTGCTGTTCACCGGGCGGTTCGTACTGGAAGGCCAGCGCGTCCGGAGAGACCAGTTCAGCAGCGTCCTCCTGCGAGAGCGCCCCAGATTCGGAACGCTGGCCGTTCGTCAGCCCCAGGCGCTGAAGCGTGTACGTGCCGTCCACCGTGATTCGGCCGTCGGTTGCACTGACAGACACCGAGTCTTCGACGGCTGCCGTCCCGAAGCGCGACTCGATCGTGTCCCGTCTGTCCTCGGTGCGGTCGTCGGCACTGAGCGCGAACTGCGAGGAGACGGTGTCCCCGCTGTCGCCGAAGGCGAGTGACGCGAGGCTGTCCTCGCCCGCACGCGGCTCGAAGTGGAGCTCGCCATCGAACGTCTCTCTGACACCGAGCGAACGGTCGCTGCGCGCCCCGATTTCACCGACCACGAGGTCACCAGCGCCCGCGAGTTCGAATAACTGCGCGAGGGTCTCGTCGGCCTCGAAGAAGCCAGCGTCTCGTCCGTTCCGACCAGTGATCAGCGCCTGGACGCGGTTGGCGTCTGGACCGACAACGACCGCCTCAGGTGAGACGGCGACCACCGGCGGGTCGTCGTCGAACGAATCCGGAATCTCGGCGGGCTCGTACTGGTCGTAGCCCTGCACCTGGTCGGTCTGCTCGTAGGCGATACCCCACGTCTGGTCTGTGGGTTCGACCAACCGTTCGTCGAGGGTATCGGTGGCGAACGCCCCCTCAGCGACGATTGTCCGGTCGAGTACAGTCACCTCACTGACCGTCGATTCTGATTCGGTCTCGGAGGAGATCGCAGACGTGAGCCCGGCGAACGAGAGCTGGAGCTGGCCG encodes:
- a CDS encoding helix-turn-helix transcriptional regulator, which gives rise to MSSGAEELVEVVYKRFEVLQLVCEDSPEKRALVESVSKSRPTVDRAIRELESHGLVHRESGVCKPTYTGRVAYDLYSGLAESFATLEDTRGELLSLPRDADLDEVVFQGGTVLEPPEHAPYTRIEPMYEDVSSCDELVGVTRVVLPPYIDRIIEYGARDVADTELVVNTDILDVLLENQQDRTLDCIESGNTIYTAERLPNYCLFLVDDTILYIALYSGSNHLSTVIRNTDSQAVQWAENKISKIKSEASPVKRTDHERQLERHSP
- a CDS encoding helix-turn-helix domain-containing protein — its product is MREFVFTIEYERGVDEVMDLFMENPELHARTTAVHATSESMWRLDHVTGSKEVLEAFDDLLGRVTRDNQTTGMCGSPLVEWDYEILSSSQTHRLVYTSQKEGTGVHSIPHVAAKHIGDGLLMQAERRGNQYQWRLLMDDEETVGAIYDEVERGLCDGLSINVQRLSEPECGIDNGVREDELPPKQQAALEAAAEHGYYETPRRNSLQSIADMIDVPTSTLQYRITRAEAWLATEFVSGSLGAQPDDQREPEDIPLESEGAA
- a CDS encoding outer membrane protein assembly factor BamB family protein; its protein translation is MPLQLSRRELLGVAAGGITTLAGCARFGNETDTATLSEPEFGTTDSVWPMLSQNPANTAFADIQFPETDFQSQQLCTAGNADRTDAPILAGQNLLISRTSDGDGSGGVFGIDPETGDENWQNSDHVSYTTPSVYGQTAIFSGSGTTAALDVNSGELHWEQSVGGSGFYKTHLKVEDSIIVSTGSGQNLVALDAYTGDKQWSSPELGVVFGLATLGSKVVAARSSNDESGLVAIDTSSGEIDWTNNTTSAVSQPVAASGLVLHTDVVTGVLHAFDIETGEQEWQYSTDSDASAPPAGDANAPPAGDANAPPAVDTDAGRVFLPVSNIGLHVLDLQTGERRWSAEAFGSSKQPVVTENSVLVCAAVEISQVSRSDRTTTAVTTPRKSISSPLAIGSDQIFFTARSTKGSGALMYTVTP